The sequence below is a genomic window from Clostridia bacterium.
GGGTAGACGGAAAGAGCTTTGAGTTCTCCAGCGAGGAAGTCAAGCGGCGCTTGGGCCCAGTTCCTTTAAACCATGTAGCGGTGCTGGATTGGTTGAAGGGCTACCTAGCGGAAAATATAGGTCATTTATATGGAGGTGCATGACGGATGAAATCCTTGGCCGACCTCGAAAACCTGAGGCAGAAAGCCCAAGAAGCTATGAAGGTCAGAGAAGGCATGAAGGAGACCAAGGTAGTTGTAGGCATGGGCACTTGTGGTATTGCTGCTGGAGCTCGGGAAGTCATGAGCGCAATTCTCGATGAGCTAGCCAAGCGGCAGCTGGCTGATGTGACCGTTACCCAGACTGGTTGCGTCGGACTTTGCGAATACGAGCCGCTGGTGGATGTAATTAAACCAGGACAGCCCAAGGTTACCTATCATCATGTGGACCCCGAAAAGGCGCGCCAAATAGTTGTCAAGCACGTGGTCAATGACCAACCGATAGGGGAATGGGTAATCACCAGTCGATAAGGGGGGTCTGTAGGAGATGGAACTGTACCGCGCCCATGTTCTGGTTTGTGCCGGAGCTGGATGCGTGTCCTCAGGTTGCAAGGCAGTCAAAGACGCTCTGGTAGATGAGATTGCCAGATATGGCTTGGAAAAAGAAGTCCGGGTAGTAGAAACCGGTTGTATGGGCCCATGTGACTTGGGTCCGGTCATCGTGGTCTACCCGGAAGGAGTTTTCTATCAGAAGGTCAAGCCGGAAGATACCCAGGCCATAGTTGGCGAGCATTTATACAAGGGCCGGGTTGTGGACCGTCTGGTTTATCGGGCTCCTGGCACTGAGGAAGCGCAGCAAACCTTTGAAGATATTGATTTCTTTAAGAAGCAGACCCGCATCGCTCTGCGCAATACCGGCATCATCAATCCAGAATCGGTGGAAGAGTATATAGCCCGAGACGGGTACCGGGCCTTGGGGAAAGTGCTGTCCTCCATGACTCCGGAGCAGGTAATTGATGTGGTAAAAAGGTCGGGGTTGCGCGGCCGGGGTGGGGGCGGCTTCCTGACCGGCCTTAAATGGGAGTTTACTGCCAAAGCTACGGGTAGCCCCAAATACGTGGTTTGTAACGCTGACGAAGGTGACCCAGGAGCCTTCATGGACCGCAGCGTCCTCGAGGGGGACCCCCATTCGGTCCTGGAAGCCATGGCCATTTGTGGCTATGCTATTGGGGCTCACCAAGGGTACATCTACGTGCGGGCTGAATACCCCTTGGCGGTAGAGCGCTTAGGCATTGCCATTAAAAAAGCCCGGGAGTACGGGCTCTTAGGGAAAAATATTTTTGGCACTGGCTTTGACTTTGATGTGGAGATCCGGGTCGGAGCCGGGGCGTTTGTTTGCGGTGAGGAGACTGCCCTATTGGCTTCCATCCAGGGCCGTAGAGGCGAACCGCGGCCACGGCCTCCTTTCCCTGCCAACGCTGGCCTGTGGGGCAAGCCGACCGTAATTAATAACGTTGAGACCTGGGCTAATATTCCCGTGATTATCCTCAAGGGCCCGGAATGGTTTGCCTCCATTGGGACCGAAAAGAGTAAGGGCACTAAGGTTTTTGCCTTGGCCGGCAAGATTAACAACACCGGCCTGGTTGAAGTACCCATGGGAACCTCATTGGGGGAGATTATTTACGACATCGGCGGAGGCATTCCTAGGGGCAAGAAGTTTAAAGCTGCCCAGACCGGAGGCC
It includes:
- a CDS encoding (2Fe-2S) ferredoxin domain-containing protein — translated: MKSLADLENLRQKAQEAMKVREGMKETKVVVGMGTCGIAAGAREVMSAILDELAKRQLADVTVTQTGCVGLCEYEPLVDVIKPGQPKVTYHHVDPEKARQIVVKHVVNDQPIGEWVITSR